The following proteins come from a genomic window of Enterobacter chengduensis:
- the yiaJ gene encoding IclR family transcriptional regulator YiaJ, producing the protein MSMKESEMTQEKERPAGSQSLFRGLMLIEILSNYPNGCPLAHLSELAGLNKSTVHRLLQGLQSCGYVTPAPAAGSYRLTTKFIAVGQKALSSLNIIHVAAPHLEALNIATGETVNFSSREDDHAILIYKLEPTTGMLRTRAYIGQHMPLYCSAMGKIYMAFGHQDYVASYWESHQEQIQPLTRNTITELSAMYDELAEIRDRSMAMDKEENELGVSCIAVPVFDIHGRVPYAISISLSTSRMKQVGEKNLLKPLRETAEAISKELGFNVREA; encoded by the coding sequence ATGAGCATGAAAGAGAGCGAAATGACGCAAGAAAAAGAGAGGCCAGCAGGTAGCCAGAGCTTGTTTCGCGGCCTGATGCTGATTGAGATCCTCAGCAACTATCCGAACGGGTGTCCGCTTGCGCATTTATCGGAACTGGCGGGGTTGAATAAGAGTACCGTGCACCGGCTGTTGCAGGGGTTGCAGTCATGCGGGTACGTGACGCCAGCACCCGCGGCGGGCAGCTATCGCCTGACTACCAAATTTATCGCCGTCGGGCAAAAGGCGCTGTCGTCGCTGAATATCATTCACGTGGCGGCGCCGCACCTCGAAGCGCTGAATATTGCGACCGGCGAAACGGTGAACTTTTCCAGCCGGGAAGACGACCACGCGATACTGATTTACAAGCTCGAACCGACAACCGGCATGCTGCGCACGCGCGCCTATATCGGCCAGCATATGCCGCTCTACTGCTCTGCAATGGGTAAGATTTACATGGCGTTTGGCCATCAGGATTACGTGGCGAGCTACTGGGAAAGCCATCAGGAACAGATCCAGCCTTTGACGCGCAACACCATCACCGAGCTGAGCGCCATGTACGATGAGCTGGCGGAAATTCGCGATCGCAGCATGGCGATGGACAAAGAAGAGAACGAGCTGGGCGTCTCCTGTATTGCCGTGCCGGTGTTTGATATCCACGGCCGCGTCCCGTATGCCATCTCTATCTCACTATCAACGTCGCGCATGAAGCAGGTGGGCGAGAAGAACCTGCTCAAGCCGCTGCGCGAAACGGCCGAGGCTATCTCCAAAGAGCTGGGTTTTAACGTGCGCGAGGCGTAA
- a CDS encoding 4Fe-4S dicluster domain-containing protein: MNRFIMADAEKCIGCRTCEVACAVAHQDDFTAQIFTSRLRVVKGDACTTVVGCHQCEDAPCANVCPTHAISRTAGAWLVDRRRCIGCKSCMVACPFGAMQIRLVGNRAQALKCDLCSHREGGPACVEACPTHALRCVDPARLRADRLHNLG, encoded by the coding sequence ATGAACCGATTTATCATGGCGGATGCGGAAAAATGCATCGGGTGCCGCACCTGCGAAGTGGCCTGTGCGGTGGCGCATCAGGACGACTTCACCGCTCAGATTTTCACCTCCCGCCTTCGGGTGGTGAAAGGGGATGCCTGCACAACGGTGGTGGGGTGTCATCAGTGCGAGGACGCCCCCTGTGCCAACGTCTGCCCAACCCACGCCATCAGCCGCACGGCGGGTGCCTGGCTCGTGGATCGGCGGCGCTGCATTGGGTGCAAAAGCTGTATGGTAGCGTGTCCGTTTGGGGCGATGCAGATACGGCTGGTGGGAAACAGGGCGCAAGCGCTTAAATGTGATTTATGCAGTCATCGCGAAGGCGGACCGGCCTGCGTGGAGGCCTGTCCAACCCACGCGCTGCGCTGCGTTGATCCCGCCAGATTACGCGCCGACCGGCTGCATAATCTGGGGTAA
- the avtA gene encoding valine--pyruvate transaminase, with protein sequence MTFSLFGDKFTRHSGITRLMEDLNDGLRTPGAIMLGGGNPAQIPEMNTYFQTLLAQMLESGKATDALCNYDGPQGKTELLALLADMLRDELGWDIEPQNIALTNGSQSAFFYLFNLFAGRRADGTTKKVLFPLAPEYIGYADSGLEEDLFVSARPNIELLPEGQFKYHVDFEHLHIGEETGMICVSRPTNPTGNVITDDELMKLDALANQHGIPLVIDNAYGVPFPGIIFSEARPLWNPNIVLCMSLSKLGLPGSRCGIIIANEKIITAITNMNGIISLSPGGIGPAMMCEMIKRKDLLRLSNDVIKPFYYQRVQETIATLRRYLPEERCLIHKPEGAIFLWLWFKDLPITTELLYQRLKKRGVLMVPGDYFFPGLDKPWPHTHQCMRMNYVPDPEKIEAGVKILAEEIEKAWRENGQ encoded by the coding sequence ATGACGTTTTCACTTTTCGGCGACAAATTCACCCGCCATTCAGGCATTACTCGCCTGATGGAGGACCTCAACGACGGGCTGCGCACACCGGGCGCAATCATGCTCGGCGGCGGAAACCCGGCTCAAATCCCGGAGATGAATACCTATTTCCAGACGCTGCTCGCTCAGATGCTGGAAAGCGGCAAAGCAACCGACGCGCTTTGCAATTACGACGGCCCGCAGGGTAAAACCGAGCTGCTGGCACTCCTCGCCGACATGCTGCGTGACGAGCTCGGCTGGGATATCGAACCACAGAATATTGCACTAACAAACGGCAGCCAGAGCGCGTTTTTCTACTTGTTTAACCTGTTCGCTGGACGTCGCGCCGACGGCACGACCAAAAAGGTGCTGTTCCCGCTGGCTCCGGAGTATATCGGCTACGCCGATTCCGGCCTGGAAGAGGATCTGTTCGTCTCCGCGCGCCCAAACATAGAGCTGCTGCCGGAAGGCCAGTTCAAATATCACGTCGATTTTGAACACCTGCATATCGGTGAAGAGACGGGCATGATCTGCGTATCGCGCCCAACTAACCCAACGGGCAACGTCATTACCGATGACGAGCTGATGAAGCTGGATGCGCTGGCAAATCAGCACGGCATTCCGCTGGTGATCGATAACGCCTACGGCGTGCCGTTCCCGGGCATTATCTTCAGCGAAGCACGCCCGCTGTGGAACCCGAACATCGTCCTGTGCATGAGCCTCTCCAAGCTGGGCCTGCCGGGCAGCCGCTGCGGCATTATCATCGCCAACGAGAAAATCATCACCGCCATTACCAACATGAACGGCATTATCAGCCTTTCACCGGGCGGCATTGGCCCGGCGATGATGTGCGAAATGATTAAACGCAAGGACCTGCTGCGTCTGTCGAATGACGTGATCAAGCCTTTCTATTACCAGCGCGTTCAGGAGACGATTGCGACGCTTCGTCGCTATTTGCCGGAAGAACGCTGCCTGATCCACAAACCGGAAGGCGCGATTTTCCTCTGGCTGTGGTTTAAAGATTTACCTATCACCACCGAACTGCTCTACCAGCGCCTGAAAAAGCGCGGCGTACTGATGGTGCCGGGGGACTATTTCTTCCCGGGTCTGGACAAGCCGTGGCCGCATACGCACCAGTGCATGCGCATGAACTACGTGCCCGATCCGGAAAAAATCGAAGCGGGTGTCAAAATTTTGGCCGAAGAGATCGAAAAAGCCTGGCGCGAAAACGGTCAGTAA